A window of the Cystobacter fuscus genome harbors these coding sequences:
- a CDS encoding GAF domain-containing protein, protein MAEVTLDLRGRPKAEAYAELHQHVEAVLEGIDDDVAAMATMSCLLHHAFGHLWTGFYRVVEPGRLLRVGPYQGTLGCLEIRFGKGVCGTSAAEGRTVIVEDVHAFPGHITCDGRSASEIVVPVYNPQRELIAVLDIDSEHKATFDDADRRALEAIMGWFSRPRRK, encoded by the coding sequence ATGGCGGAAGTCACCCTGGATCTGCGTGGCCGACCCAAGGCCGAGGCCTATGCCGAACTGCACCAACACGTCGAGGCCGTCCTGGAGGGCATCGACGACGACGTGGCGGCCATGGCCACGATGAGCTGTCTGCTGCACCACGCCTTCGGCCACCTGTGGACGGGCTTCTACCGCGTGGTGGAGCCGGGCAGGCTGCTGCGCGTCGGCCCCTACCAGGGCACGCTCGGCTGCCTGGAGATCCGATTCGGCAAGGGCGTGTGCGGCACCTCCGCCGCCGAGGGCCGCACCGTCATCGTCGAGGACGTGCACGCCTTCCCGGGCCACATCACCTGCGATGGCCGCTCGGCCTCGGAAATCGTCGTGCCCGTCTACAATCCCCAGCGCGAGCTCATCGCCGTGCTCGACATCGACTCCGAGCACAAGGCCACCTTCGACGACGCGGACCGCCGCGCCCTCGAGGCGATCATGGGCTGGTTCTCCCGGCCCCGGCGCAAGTAG
- a CDS encoding serine/threonine protein kinase: MASPCQHCGSTDGPDHLCGGSQMALIGQVLDGRYQIEDVLGQGGMGMVFRATQTSVQRPVAVKTLNPSLAAAPQFFERFRREAEVASRLRHPNVITIYDFGRAQDGTCYYVMELLEGESLRELVKRDGPMSLRRAVDVIEQACRGLAHAHEQAAVHRDIKPHNIMVQQLDGRDFVKVLDFGLVKALEIEEEQQLTTTGQVLGTPQYMPPEQAGGDHVDHRSDLYSMGGVFYYCLTGTSPYGANSVRKALTAALTQPVPTVASKRQGAPVPQALEEFFQIALAPEKEDRYQSAEEFIDAMLEAVASLSAQQLDALPTNSSPEAAGGGSKSRGGQRSGSRSRSSASAVRPKPGSGARSGTPASGSRAGQPSAVRNAAPGSRQPSSVGGGTSRVGATSPGMRPRTNSSRSTPPHQEVPFKWSVKKISIAVASLVLFATAGAVVALRPSNKPAPASAAPVTAKSQPATPSAAAPRPSDNGTLLVRIRSSPAGASVFDGDVQIGTTPLDRQLPRTQVRELTFRMAQYEERKLKLDFTGIVSDSQDVSVTMTPLKAAAVEPARPTRAAKSTKETRDDSVPIFE; encoded by the coding sequence GGCATGGTCTTCCGCGCCACCCAGACGTCCGTGCAGCGTCCGGTCGCCGTCAAGACGCTCAACCCCTCGCTCGCCGCCGCGCCCCAGTTCTTCGAGCGCTTCCGGCGCGAGGCGGAGGTCGCCAGCCGGCTGCGCCACCCCAACGTCATCACCATCTACGACTTCGGCCGCGCCCAGGACGGTACCTGCTACTACGTCATGGAGCTGCTCGAGGGCGAGAGCCTGCGCGAGCTCGTCAAGCGCGATGGCCCCATGAGCCTGCGCCGCGCGGTGGACGTCATCGAGCAGGCATGCCGGGGCCTCGCCCACGCGCACGAGCAGGCCGCCGTCCACCGCGACATCAAGCCGCACAACATCATGGTGCAGCAGCTCGACGGGCGGGACTTCGTCAAGGTGCTGGACTTCGGCCTGGTGAAGGCGCTGGAGATCGAGGAGGAGCAGCAGCTCACCACCACCGGACAGGTGCTCGGCACGCCCCAGTACATGCCGCCCGAGCAGGCCGGGGGCGATCACGTGGACCACCGCTCCGACCTCTACTCGATGGGCGGCGTCTTCTATTACTGCCTCACGGGCACCTCGCCCTATGGGGCCAACTCGGTGCGCAAGGCGCTCACCGCCGCGCTGACGCAGCCGGTGCCCACGGTGGCCTCCAAGCGCCAGGGAGCGCCCGTGCCCCAGGCCCTGGAGGAGTTCTTCCAGATCGCGCTCGCCCCCGAGAAGGAGGACCGCTACCAGAGCGCCGAGGAGTTCATCGACGCCATGTTGGAAGCGGTGGCGTCCCTGTCCGCGCAGCAGCTCGACGCGCTGCCCACCAACTCCTCGCCCGAAGCAGCGGGCGGTGGCAGCAAGAGCAGGGGCGGCCAGCGCAGCGGGTCGCGCAGCCGCTCCTCCGCGAGCGCCGTGCGTCCCAAGCCGGGCTCGGGCGCCCGGAGTGGGACACCCGCCTCTGGCTCCCGTGCCGGCCAGCCTTCCGCCGTGAGGAACGCGGCGCCGGGATCGCGCCAGCCCAGCAGCGTCGGGGGAGGCACCTCCCGCGTGGGCGCCACCTCGCCGGGCATGCGCCCGAGGACGAACTCGTCCCGATCCACCCCGCCCCACCAGGAGGTGCCCTTCAAGTGGTCGGTGAAGAAGATCTCCATCGCGGTCGCGTCGCTGGTGCTCTTCGCCACGGCCGGAGCGGTCGTCGCGCTGCGGCCCTCCAACAAGCCCGCCCCGGCCTCGGCGGCCCCCGTCACGGCGAAGTCACAGCCCGCCACGCCGAGTGCCGCCGCGCCGCGTCCCTCCGACAACGGCACGCTCCTGGTGCGCATCCGCTCTTCTCCCGCGGGCGCCAGCGTGTTCGACGGGGACGTGCAGATCGGCACGACGCCGCTGGATCGTCAGCTCCCGCGCACCCAGGTGCGTGAACTCACCTTCCGCATGGCCCAGTATGAGGAGCGCAAGCTCAAGCTGGACTTCACCGGGATCGTGTCGGACTCGCAGGACGTGAGCGTGACGATGACGCCGCTGAAGGCCGCCGCGGTGGAGCCCGCCCGCCCGACCCGGGCCGCCAAGTCCACCAAGGAGACCCGGGACGACTCCGTCCCCATCTTCGAGTAG
- the cmk gene encoding (d)CMP kinase has protein sequence MSSRPFIVAIDGPAGAGKSTVSKVLARRLGFALVDTGAIYRCVALKARREGIAFDDDAGLGALLASVHVSFEVVGEDNHVFLDGEDVSEEIRTPENSMAASQVSSRPVVREGLLSLQRRLALQAPKGAILEGRDIGTVVFPDADAKFFLEADPDIRARRRFEELFQKGVERTLPDVLADQVKRDQDDASRAVAPLKPADDARRVDSSLLPLSEVVRTLEQEILARMARR, from the coding sequence ATGAGTTCCAGACCCTTCATCGTGGCCATCGACGGACCGGCGGGCGCGGGCAAGTCCACCGTGTCCAAGGTGCTCGCTCGCCGCCTGGGCTTCGCCCTGGTGGACACGGGTGCCATCTACCGGTGCGTGGCGCTCAAGGCGCGGCGCGAGGGGATCGCGTTCGACGACGACGCCGGGCTGGGCGCGCTGCTGGCGAGCGTGCACGTGTCCTTCGAGGTGGTGGGCGAGGACAACCACGTGTTCCTGGATGGCGAGGACGTGTCGGAGGAGATCCGCACGCCGGAGAACTCCATGGCGGCCTCGCAGGTGTCGAGCCGGCCCGTGGTGCGGGAGGGGCTGCTGTCGCTGCAGCGGCGGCTGGCGCTCCAGGCGCCCAAGGGCGCCATCCTCGAGGGGCGCGATATCGGCACGGTGGTGTTCCCGGACGCGGACGCCAAGTTCTTCCTGGAGGCGGATCCCGACATCCGCGCCCGGCGCCGCTTCGAGGAGCTGTTCCAGAAGGGCGTGGAGCGCACGCTGCCGGACGTCCTGGCCGATCAGGTCAAGCGCGACCAGGATGACGCTTCGCGCGCCGTGGCACCGCTCAAGCCGGCGGACGATGCCCGGCGGGTGGACTCCTCGCTGCTGCCGCTGTCCGAGGTGGTGCGCACGCTGGAGCAGGAGATCCTCGCGCGCATGGCCCGGCGCTGA